One stretch of Lemur catta isolate mLemCat1 chromosome 2, mLemCat1.pri, whole genome shotgun sequence DNA includes these proteins:
- the HAGH gene encoding hydroxyacylglutathione hydrolase, mitochondrial: MVLGRGLLGCRSLAALGAACAGRRLGPALLGIVLHHTDLRKSLTVDQGTMKVELLPALTDNYMYLVIDEDTKEAAIVDPVQPQKVVDTVRKHGVKLTTVLTTHHHWDHAGGNEKLVKLEPGLKVYGGDDRIGALTHKVTHLSTLQVGSLTVKCLATPCHTSGHICYFVSKPGGSEPPAVFTGDTLFVAGCGKFYEGTADEMYKALLEVLGRLPPDTKVYCGHEYTINNLKFARHVEPNNTAVQEKLAWAKEKDGIGEPTVPSTLAEEFTYNPFMRVREKTVQQHAGETDPVTTMRAIRREKDQFKVPRD, translated from the exons ATGGTGCTGGGCCGCGGGCTGCTGGGCTGCCGGAGCCTCGCCGCGCTGGGAGCCGCCTGCGCCGGCCGCCGCCTGG GTCCAGCCCTGCTGGGAATCGTCCTTCATCACACAGATCTGAGGAAGAGTTTGACTGTGGACCAGGGGACAATGAAGGTCGAGCTGCTGCCTGCCCTGACCGACAACTACATGTACCTGGTCATTGACGAGGACACCAAGGAGGCTGCCATCGTGGATCCGGTGCAGCCCCAGAAG GTCGTGGACACGGTGAGGAAGCACGGTGTGAAGCTGACCACGGTGCTCACCACCCACCACCACTG GGACCATGCTGGTGGCAACGAGAAACTGGTCAAGCTGGAGCCAGGACTGAAAGTGTACGGCGGTGACGACCGCATCGGGGCCCTGACCCACAAGGTCACGCACCTGTCCACGCTGCAG GTGGGGTCCCTCACCGTCAAGTGCCTGGCGACACCGTGCCACACTTCAGGGCACATCTGCTACTTTGTGAGCAAGCCTGGTGGCTCCGAGCCCCCTGCCGTGTTCACAG GGGACACCTTGTTTGTGGCCGGCTGTGGGAAGTTCTACGAGGGGACGGCGGATGAGATGTACAAAGCTCTGCTGGAGGTCCTGGGCCGGCTCCCTCCGGACACG AAAGTCTACTGTGGCCACGAGTACACCATCAACAACCTCAAGTTCGCGCGCCACGTGGAGCCCAACAACACGGCCGTTCAAGAGAAGCTGGCCTGGGCCAAG GAGAAGGACGGGATCGGGGAGCCCACGGTGCCGTCCACGCTGGCGGAGGAGTTCACCTACAACCCCTTCATGCGAGTGAG GGAGAAGACCGTGCAGCAGCACGCGGGCGAGACGGACCCGGTGACCACCATGCGGGCCATCCGCAGGGAGAAGGACCAGTTCAAGGTGCCCCGGGACTGA
- the FAHD1 gene encoding acylpyruvase FAHD1, mitochondrial isoform X2, translating into MAAPRQLSRFWEWGKNIVCVGRNYADHAKEMRNPVLSEPVVFLKPSTAYAPEGSPILMPAYTRNLHHELELGVVMGRRGRAVPEAAAMDYVAGYALCLDMTARDVQDECKKKGLPWTLAKGFTASCPVSAFVPKERIPDPHNLKLWLKVNGELRQEGETSSMIFSIPYIISYISKIMTLEEGDVILTGSPKGVGPVKENDEIQAGIHGLPNVSSATLPVRLQE; encoded by the exons ATGGCGGCCCCCAGGCAGCTGTCCCGCTTCTGGGAGTGGGGGAAGAACATCGTGTGCGTGGGGAGGAACTACGCGGACCACGCCAAGGAGATGCGCAACCCGGTGCTGAGCGAGCCGGTGGTCTTCCTGAAGCCGTCCACCGCCTACGCCCCCGAGGGCTCGCCCATCCTCATGCCCGCCTACACCCGCAACCTGCACCACGAGCTGGAGCTGGGCGTCGTGATGGGCAGGCGCGGCCGCGCCGTCCCGGAGGCCGCGGCCATGGACTACGTGGCCGGCTACGCGCTGTGCCTGGACATGACCGCCAGAGACGTGCAGGATGAGTGCAAGAAGAAGGGGCTGCCGTGGACCCTGGCCAAGGGCTTTACGGCCTCGTGCCCGGTCAGCGCGTTCGTGCCCAAAGAGAGGATCCCCGACCCTCACAACCTGAAGCTCTGGCTCAAGGTCAACGGTGAACTCAGGCAAGAGGGTGAGACATCCTCCATGATTTTTTCCATCCCCTACATCATCAGCTATATTTCTAAGATAATGACCTTGGAAGAAGGAGATGTTATCTTGACTGGGTCGCCAAAGGGAGTTGGACCAGTTAAAGAAAACGATGAGATCCAGGCTGGCATACATGGG TTG CCCAATGTCTCCTCAGCAACGCTTCCTGTGAGACTACAGGAATAA
- the FAHD1 gene encoding acylpyruvase FAHD1, mitochondrial isoform X1, protein MAAPRQLSRFWEWGKNIVCVGRNYADHAKEMRNPVLSEPVVFLKPSTAYAPEGSPILMPAYTRNLHHELELGVVMGRRGRAVPEAAAMDYVAGYALCLDMTARDVQDECKKKGLPWTLAKGFTASCPVSAFVPKERIPDPHNLKLWLKVNGELRQEGETSSMIFSIPYIISYISKIMTLEEGDVILTGSPKGVGPVKENDEIQAGIHGVLSMTFKVEKPEY, encoded by the coding sequence ATGGCGGCCCCCAGGCAGCTGTCCCGCTTCTGGGAGTGGGGGAAGAACATCGTGTGCGTGGGGAGGAACTACGCGGACCACGCCAAGGAGATGCGCAACCCGGTGCTGAGCGAGCCGGTGGTCTTCCTGAAGCCGTCCACCGCCTACGCCCCCGAGGGCTCGCCCATCCTCATGCCCGCCTACACCCGCAACCTGCACCACGAGCTGGAGCTGGGCGTCGTGATGGGCAGGCGCGGCCGCGCCGTCCCGGAGGCCGCGGCCATGGACTACGTGGCCGGCTACGCGCTGTGCCTGGACATGACCGCCAGAGACGTGCAGGATGAGTGCAAGAAGAAGGGGCTGCCGTGGACCCTGGCCAAGGGCTTTACGGCCTCGTGCCCGGTCAGCGCGTTCGTGCCCAAAGAGAGGATCCCCGACCCTCACAACCTGAAGCTCTGGCTCAAGGTCAACGGTGAACTCAGGCAAGAGGGTGAGACATCCTCCATGATTTTTTCCATCCCCTACATCATCAGCTATATTTCTAAGATAATGACCTTGGAAGAAGGAGATGTTATCTTGACTGGGTCGCCAAAGGGAGTTGGACCAGTTAAAGAAAACGATGAGATCCAGGCTGGCATACATGGGGTCCTCAGTATGACATTTAAGGTGGAAAAGCCAGAATATTGA
- the MEIOB gene encoding meiosis-specific with OB domain-containing protein isoform X1 — MVKVCSSCGVDTKLLSLIHLPVKESRDYYTLGDIVANGQSLNGKIINVLAAVRSVGEPKYFTTSDRRKGQRCEVKLYDETESSFAMICWDNESILLAQNWMPRATVIFASDVRISFDKFRNCMTATVISKTIITTNPDTPEANILLNFINENKETNFLDDEIDSYLKESINLNTIVDVYTVEQLKAKALKNEGKADPFYGILYAYISTLNIDDETTKVVRNRCSSCGYIVNEASNTCTTCNKDFSEFKSVFLSFDMLIDLTDHTGTLYSCSLTGSVAEETLGCTVDEFLAMTDEQKTALKWQFLLERSKIYLKFVLSHRARSGLRISVLSCKLADPVEASRNLSGQGHV, encoded by the exons ATGGTAAAGGTTTGTTCCAGTTGTGGAGTGGACACCAAGTTACTTTCTTTGATACATTTACCTGTTAAAGAGTCCCGAGATTATTATACATTGGGTGACATTGTTGCAAATGGACAAAGTCTTAATGGAAAGATTATTAATGTGCTTGCAGCTGTGAGGTCG GTCGGGGAGCCAAAGTACTTCACAACTTCAGACCGAAGGAAGGGCCAGAGGTGTGAAGTTAAACTCTACGATGAGACAGAGTCTTCTTTTGCGATGATATG TTGGGATAATGAATCCATTTTACTTGCACAGAACTGGATGCCACGAGCAACAG TAATATTTGCCTCAGATGTAAGaataagttttgacaaatttcGGAACTGCATGACAGCAACAGTAATCTCAAAAACCATTATTACAACTAATCCAG ATACACCAGAAGCTAACATCCTactgaattttataaatgaaaataaagaaacaaattttctggATGATGAAATTGACAGTTATTTGAAAGAATCCATAAATT taaatacaaTAGTTGATGTCTATACAGTTGAACAATTAAAGGCAAAAGCTttgaagaatgaaggaaaagctGATCCTTTCTATGGAATTCTTTATGCTTACATTTCCACACTGAACATTGATGATGAAACTACAAAAGTAGTTCGAAATAGATG ttcCAGCTGTGGTTATATTGTAAATGAAGCATCCAACACGTGTACAACTTGCAACAAAGATTTCTCAGAATTTAAGTCTGTTTTTCTCAGCTTTGACATGCTAATTGACCTTACTGATCACACAGGTACCCTTTATTCCTGTAGTCTCACAGGAAGCGTTGCTGAGGAGACATTGGGCTGCACG gtaGATGAATTTCTTGCAATGACGGATGAACAGAAAACAGCATTGAAGTGgcaatttcttttggaaagaagcaaaatttatttaaaa TTTGTTTTATCACACAGAGCAAGGAGTGGATTGAGAATTAGCGTGCTCTCCTGCAAGCTCGCAGATCCTGTTGAGGCAAGCAGGAACTTGTCTGGACAAGGCCATGTTTAA